The Scomber japonicus isolate fScoJap1 chromosome 8, fScoJap1.pri, whole genome shotgun sequence genome has a segment encoding these proteins:
- the LOC128362691 gene encoding uncharacterized protein LOC128362691 has translation MEQTDNPAPESNNPNGFINRVFNVSLDVENETSSVYIQETGPWTAEGQGEIQAASSQTPVKERQEVNRRPRATGGIWKILNRKRAGAELERRPHSMILPGEASIPKLSFADKVRSFKKLKSPALFRGKTGKLSTAKFNSSLVDEDSFCRDIGTPQQSSRGTVGTLRHRGKRHSYAGYTAEFDCSFEDLDLTAPIDGHQPTVTGETTTQNGCKPSERVSYTKRSHNNSTNCNKTAAGCEELSIKDSPRTHQGAGRRHKDVWSYLRRISLLGKANPVYSERSFDSELHSFDKTMDSDYGSVDFENVRDFQPPPPKHSDTKGHFGGLFKFFNNVAVTARKWRTTSRSFSPPEGEMTPMSSPQTPQHTVDNIHSVSLTLHSDGLPKSQPSPSSPMTTKSSHSSNFDSEAPAPVTGGRSPNVVLKAFRACPGPRTVNGVQSCEGTDKHIDRETNHKSTAIIENHISESGLNTETQKEEEVEKNPLNCFCKEEKVEGQTGNEQDSRDAPPDSHQIQEVNIQSQQGDKESTSNSVPASDSTEEIFKALSRPPGVSPLEPPLRVSLQRCRSLPLPPSTLTALALLLPLSADMGQSSSSVRLRSGDSGSCRRRRLLRPGSEPLQVNIVGRQRSATGKQ, from the exons ATGGAACAGACAGACAACCCTGCCCCTGAGAGCAACAACCCTAATGGGTTTATCAACCGAGTGTTTAATGTTTCTCTGGATGTGGAGAATGAGACCAGCAGTGTTTATATTCAGGAGACTGGGCCATGGACTGCAGAGGGGCAGGGAGAGATTCAGGCTGCCTCATCTCAGACCCCTGTCAAGGAAAGGCAGGAGGTCAACCGGAGGCCCCGTGCCACTGGGGGCATCTGGAAGATCTTGAACCGAAAAAGAGCCGGAGCAGAGCTGGAGCGGAGACCCCACTCCATGATCTTGCCGGGGGAGGCTTCCATCCCTAAACTCTCATTTGCTGACAAAGTTCGCTCCTTCAAGAAGCTTAAATCTCCTGCTTTGTTTAGAGGGAAGACAGGGAAATTGTCCACTGCCAAGTTCAACAGCTCCTTGGTGGATGAGGACTCTTTCTGCAGAGACATTGGCACTCCACAGCAGTCCAGCAGGGGCACAGTTGGCACACTTAGACACCGTGGCAAGAGGCATTCATATGCTGGCTACACAGCAGAGTTTGATTGCTCGTTTGAAGACCTTGACCTCACTGCTCCTATAGATGGCCATCAGCCCACTGTAACAGGAGAGACCACCACTCAGAATGGTTGTAAACCATCTGAAAGAGTTTCCTATACTAAAAGAAGCCACAACAATTCAACCAACTGTAACAAAACAGCTGCAGGCTGTGAAGAGCTCAGCATAAAGGATAGCCCCAGGACCCACCAGGGTGCAGGAAGGAGACACAAAGATGTGTGGAGTTACCTGAGGAGGATCTCTCTTCTGGGGAAAGCCAATCCTGTCTACTCAGAGAGGAGCTTTGACTCTGAGCTTCACTCTTTTGACAAGACTATGGACTCAGACTATGGCTCTGTCGACTTTGAGAATGTTAGAGACTTCCAGCCACCCCCCCCAAAACACTCTGACACCAAGGGGCACTTTGGTGGTCTGTTCAAGTTTTTCAACAATGTAGCAGTGACAGCTAGAAAATGGCGGACAACATCAcgctccttctctcctccagagGGAGAGATGACTCCAATGAGCTCCCCACAGACCCCACAGCACACAGTGGACAACATTCACAGCGTGTCTCTGACACTCCACAGTGATGGACTTCCAAAATCTCAGCCTAGCCCATCGTCACCCATGACCACAAAATCCTCACACTCCAGTAACTTTGACAGTGAGGCTCCAGCACCTGTGACAGGCGGGCGATCCCCTAACGTTGTCCTGAAAGCCTTTAGGGCATGCCCAGGGCCTCGAACTGTCAATGGCGTTCAGAGTTGTGAGGGTACAGACAAACAtatagacagagagacaaaccaCAAATCCACAGCCATAATAGAGAATCATATCTCAGAGTCAGGTCTAAATACAGAGACTcaaaaagaagaggaggttgAAAAGAATCCATTAAACTGTTTCTGTAAAGAGGAAAAGGTAGAgggacagacaggaaatgagcAGGATTCCAGGGATGCTCCACCTGACTCCCACCAGATACAGGAAGTGAATATCCAATCACAACAAGGTGATAAAGAGAGCACAAGCAATAGTGTGCCAGCATCAGATTCCACAGAGGAAATATTTAAG GCCTTGTCTCGCCCGCCGGGTGTGTCACCATTAGAGCCCCCATTGAGGGTATCTCTACAGCGGTGCCGCTCCCTGCCTCTTCCCCCCAGCACTCTCACTGCCTTGGCGCTGCTCCTGCCTCTCTCAG CAGACATGGGTCAGTCATCATCATCCGTCCGTCTGCGGTCTGGAGACTCCGgtagctgcaggaggaggaggctgctgAGACCTGGCTCAGAACCACTGCA